From the Candidatus Bathyarchaeota archaeon genome, one window contains:
- a CDS encoding PRC-barrel domain-containing protein yields the protein MKYYSREDVVGKEVIEAEAKKLGVVKDLAFSTEGKAALILDRVDEKGELQEAILPFDKILKIGDVILIKSASDLESSLAPGKICPNCKSKNPLNAKYCFKCGVTLQKKEKK from the coding sequence ATGAAATATTATAGTCGAGAAGATGTGGTTGGAAAAGAGGTTATTGAAGCTGAAGCAAAAAAGCTTGGTGTAGTTAAAGATTTAGCGTTTTCAACTGAAGGGAAAGCTGCTTTAATTTTGGATAGAGTTGATGAGAAAGGAGAGCTTCAAGAAGCTATTCTTCCCTTCGATAAAATTTTAAAAATAGGCGATGTAATTTTAATTAAATCTGCAAGCGATTTAGAATCTTCTTTAGCTCCTGGAAAAATTTGTCCTAATTGCAAAAGCAAAAACCCTCTAAATGCTAAGTACTGCTTTAAATGCGGGGTAACTTTACAGAAAAAAGAAAAGAAGTGA
- a CDS encoding N-acetyltransferase, with product MIQSQVDSSAYLDKEVKLGEKCRIEASSKLFSSVELSNNVWISFNTIIFGPVEIGEGSYIGPNCIIGYPKRARLKAEVKKESFEKDLKETLTVIGRNCMIRSGCIIYSNVKIGDEVEFGHNVLVREHVKIGNKSLIGTNSVIDGYSQIGRGVSIQTNAYICAYSKIEDYVFLGPCSVLLNDKYAAQKKAKLIGPVIKKAASIGGNATIMPGVVIGEGALIGALSIVTKNIPPKSIYAGVPAKRLRSIPSDWKSTLKSRFSI from the coding sequence ATGATTCAAAGCCAAGTTGATTCTTCAGCATATTTAGATAAAGAGGTTAAATTAGGAGAAAAATGCCGAATTGAAGCGAGTTCAAAACTTTTTTCTAGCGTTGAGCTTTCAAATAATGTTTGGATAAGCTTTAATACAATAATTTTTGGTCCAGTGGAGATTGGAGAAGGAAGTTATATCGGCCCTAACTGCATAATAGGTTATCCTAAAAGGGCAAGGTTAAAAGCTGAAGTTAAAAAAGAATCTTTTGAAAAAGATTTAAAGGAAACCTTAACCGTTATTGGAAGAAACTGCATGATAAGAAGCGGTTGCATCATATATTCTAACGTTAAAATAGGTGATGAAGTAGAGTTTGGCCATAACGTTCTCGTTAGAGAGCATGTTAAAATAGGAAATAAAAGCTTAATTGGAACAAATTCTGTAATTGACGGTTACAGCCAGATAGGTAGAGGGGTATCAATTCAAACAAACGCTTATATTTGCGCTTACTCTAAAATAGAAGATTATGTTTTTTTAGGGCCTTGTAGCGTTCTTTTAAATGATAAATATGCTGCTCAAAAGAAAGCTAAATTAATTGGACCAGTGATAAAAAAAGCTGCAAGTATAGGGGGAAACGCAACAATTATGCCTGGAGTGGTTATTGGAGAAGGAGCTTTAATTGGAGCTTTATCTATTGTAACTAAGAATATTCCACCGAAAAGCATTTATGCAGGAGTTCCAGCTAAGAGATTAAGAAGCATTCCAAGCGATTGGAAGTCAACTTTAAAAAGCAGATTTTCAATCTAA